Proteins co-encoded in one Nicotiana sylvestris chromosome 7, ASM39365v2, whole genome shotgun sequence genomic window:
- the LOC104232994 gene encoding beta-glucuronosyltransferase GlcAT14B-like: MKSLNMEKRWIFPLVISSFVCFFLVVTSFNMGLITSLHTFNSIFSIFPTHVKINQTNPYFAESKINQAPAPPAAPPVPRFAYLISGSKGDLEKLWRTLQALYHPRNYYVVHLDLESPPQERLELASRVEKDPIFAQVGNVHMIAKANMVTYRGPTMVANTLHACAILLKKYTDWDWFINLSASDYPLVTQDDLIYTFSDLKREFNFIEHTSRLGWKEGQRAMPLIVDPGLYKTTKSDIYWASPKRALPTSFKLFTGSAWMILSRAFVEYCIWGWDNLPRTLLMYYTNFVSSPEGYFQTVVCNAPEFATTVINHDMHYISWDYPPRQHPHTLNINDTAKMIGSDAAFARKFKQDDPVLDKIDKELLHRSNGSFTPGGWCSGKPRCSKVGNLTKLKPGPGAKRLRRLIGKLVLTAKFSQHQCN; this comes from the exons ATGAAGTCCTTAAACATGGAGAAGAGATGGATATTTCCTTTGGTTATAAGCTCATTTGTGTGTTTCTTCCTTGTTGTAACCTCCTTTAACATGGGCCTTATTACTTCATTACACACATTCAATTCAATCTTTTCAATTTTCCCAACTCATGTCAAGATAAATCAAACCAACCCGTATTTTGCTGAATCGAAAATTAACCAAGCTCCAGCCCCTCCTGCTGCTCCTCCTGTCCCCCGTTTTGCTTATTTGATATCTGGATCAAAGGGTGATCTAGAAAAGCTTTGGAGAACGCTGCAAGCGCTGTATCATCCACGGAATTATTATGTTGTTCATCTGGACTTAGAATCGCCTCCACAAGAGAGATTAGAGCTTGCTTCTAGAGTGGAGAAAGATCCCATTTTTGCACAGGTTGGGAACGTGCACATGATCGCCAAAGCAAACATGGTGACCTACCGTGGACCTACCATGGTTGCGAACACTCTTCATGCTTGCGCGATTCTCCTCAAGAAGTATACGGATTGGGATTGGTTTATTAACTTGAGTGCTTCTGATTATCCACTGGTGACTCAGGATG ATTTAATATACACTTTTTCTGATTTAAAGCGAGAGTTCAATTTCATTGAGCACACTAGCCGGCTGGGTTGGAAAGA GGGTCAAAGGGCAATGCCGCTTATTGTAGACCCTGGGCTCTATAAGACAACTAAGTCTGACATATATTGGGCCTCACCTAAGAGAGCTCTTCCCACATCCTTTAAGCTCTTTACTG GTTCAGCCTGGATGATCCTCTCTCGTGCTTTTGTGGAGTACTGCATATGGGGTTGGGATAATCTTCCTAGGACCCTACTTATGTACTACACAAATTTTGTCTCTTCTCCTGAAGGCTACTTTCAGACCGTTGTGTGCAATGCCCCAGAATTTGCTACGACTGTTATTAACCACGACATGCACTATATTTCTTGGGATTACCCTCCACGACAGCATCCACACACTCTCAACATTAATGACACAGcaaaaatgattggaagtgatGCTGCCTTTGCACGCAAGTTCAAGCAAGATGATCCCGTTTTGGATAAGATTGATAAAGAACTCCTCCATCGAAGCAATGGAAGTTTCACACCGGGGGGTTGGTGTTCTGGAAAACCTCGTTGTTCAAAGGTTGGAAATCTAACGAAGCTTAAGCCAGGTCCAGGGGCTAAAAGGCTTCGGCGTCTTATTGGTAAACTAGTTTTGACAGCTAAATTTAGTCAACACCAGTGTAATTAG
- the LOC104232993 gene encoding protein SPA1-RELATED 4-like isoform X1: protein MEGSSESGWEGSDSPRGLNSSALVDRNPRFQTSSIRSSGDVSHDTGFVPGRKGRGRIESPHVNRLKAQGGVTEDRLAVDLGDRRIDCSDVSLRQWLDNPERAVDALECLHIFSQIVEIVNLAHSQGIVVHNARPSCFVISSSKRIAFIESASCSDSGSDSSEEDGLNSQTIELKDSSSVLPHELDKLGRQSSQLEKICTKASVKVSESCCLQSSSGHVVQTSKKRQEEEKKHTFPMKQILLLETNWYNSPEEIAGAPSSCASDIYRLGVLLFELFCTFSSPEEKSATMHSLKHRVLPPQLLLKWPKEASFCLWLLHPEPRSRPKMGELLESEFLTAPRDEFEEREAAIELREKIEEQELLLEFLLLIQQRKQEAKHNLHEIVSFLASDIEEVSKMQKTLRVKGGSNQEPVKDLDSGKINITENDDAGSSGSRKRYRPGLSIRTTVELDDNPDESQKSEKHVEDKGGTLAKNSRLMNNFRKLEAAYFMTRRRVIKTTGKPLSRHSQVSTDCRTSVVAPERISVSNLSSKEGCNEDRQSGSISSFLEGLCKYLSYSKLKVKADLKQGDLLNSSNLVCALSFDRDGEFFATAGVNKKIKVFEYNSIVNEDRDIRYPVVEMASRSKLSSICWNGYIKSQIASSNFEGVVQVWDVTRNQLFMEMREHERRVWSVDFSVADPTMLASGSDDGSVKLWNINQGVSIGTIKTKANVCCVQFPFDSGRSLAFGSADHKIYYYDLRNSKMPLCTLIGHNKTVSYVKFIDSTTLVSASTDNTLKLWDLSICSSRILDSPLQSFTGHMNVKNFVGLSVSDGYIATGSETNEVFVYHKAFPMPALSFKFNSMDPLSGDEVDDQAQFISSVCWRGQSSTLVAANSMGNIKLLEMV from the exons ATGGAGGGGTCATCTGAATCTGGTTGGGAGGGATCAGATAGTCCCAGGGGTTTGAATTCTTCAGCTCTTGTAGACAGGAATCCTAGATTTCAAACAAGCAGCATTAGGTCCTCCGGTGATGTGTCGCATGATACCGGGTTTGTTCCGGGTAGAAAGGGGAGGGGAAGAATTGAATCCCCTCACGTAAATCGACTTAAAGCCCAAGGTGGGGTTACAGAGGATCGACTCGCTGTGGACCTAGGTGATCGGAGAATAGACTGTAGTGATGTTAGTTTAAGGCAGTGGCTGGACAACCCGGAGAGAGCTGTTGATGCTCTTGAATGTTTGCACATATTCTCCCAAATTGTGGAGATTGTAAACCTGGCACATTCGCAAGGAATAGTTGTTCATAATGCACGACCGTCGTGTTTTGTCATATCATCTTCCAAACGtattgcttttattgaatccgcATCCTGCTCAGATTCAGGGTCTGATTCATCAGAAGAAGATGGTTTAAACAGCCAAACTATCGAGTTAAAGGATTCATCCTCAGTTTTGCCTCATGAGTTGGACAAGCTGGGGAGACAAAGTTCTCAGCTTGAGAAGATTTGCACAAAAGCTTCTGTAAAAGTATCTGAAAGCTGTTGCTTGCAGTCAAGTTCAGGCCATGTGGTGCAGACTAGTAAGAAGCgacaagaagaagaaaagaagcataCCTTCCCAATGAAACAGATATTGCTCCTGGAAACCAATTGGTACAATAGTCCAGAAGAGATTGCTGGTGCTCCAAGCTCTTGTGCTTCAGACATTTATCGACTTGGAGTCCTCCTATTTGAG CTATTCTGCACCTTCAGTTCACCAGAAGAGAAAAGCGCAACTATGCATAGTCTAAAACACCGTGTCCTCCCTCCTCAGTTGCTGTTAAAATGGCCTAAAGAAGCTTCATTTTGCTTATGGTTACTGCACCCCGAGCCGAGAAGTAGGCCTAAAATGGG TGAGTTGCTAGAAAGCGAGTTCCTTACTGCTCCAAGAGATGAGTTTGAAGAACGTGAAGCAGCAATAGAGCTTAGAGAAAAAATAGAGGAGCAAGAGTTATTGCTGGAATTCCTTTTGCTGATTCAACAGCGAAAGCAGGAGGCTAAGCACAACTTGCATGAGATAGTATCTTTTTTGGCATCTGACATAGAAGAGGTCTCAAAGATGCAGAAAACCCTTAGAGTCAAAGGGGGTTCAAATCAGGAACCAGTAAAGGATTTGGATTCGGGGAAGATAAATATTACTGAGAATGATGATGCTGGGAGCTCTGGATCTAGAAAGAGATATAGGCCAGGCCTTTCTATCCGCACGACTGTGGAATTGGATGATAATCCAGATGAAAGTCAGAAGTCTGAGAAGCATGTTGAAGACAAAGGGGGTACTCTGGCAAAAAATTCCCGGTTGATGAATAACtttagaaaattggaggcagCTTATTTCATGACAAGACGTAGGGTTATCAAAACAACTGGCAAACCATTGAGTAGACATTCTCAGGTAAGTACAGATTGCAGAACTTCAGTAGTAGCACCCGAAAGAATTTCAGTGAGTAATTTGTCATCAAAAGAGGGGTGCAATGAGGATAGACAGAGTGGATCGATCAGCTCATTTCTGGAGGGCCTCTGCAAGTATCTATCTTATAGCAAGTTGAAAGTGAAGGCCGACTTGAAGCAAGGGGATCTTCTAAATTCTTCCAATCTTGTATGTGCTCTCAGCTTTGATCGTGATGGTGAATTTTTTGCAACTGCTGGTGTAAATAAGAAGATCAAAGTTTTTGAATATAATTCAATTGTAAATGAGGACCGAGATATCCGCTATCCAGTTGTTGAAATGGCTAGTAGATCTAAGCTAAGCAGCATATGTTGGAATGGCTATATTAAAAGCCAGATCGCTTCAAGTAACTTTGAAGGTGTGGTGCAG GTATGGGACGTCACAAGAAATCAGCTTTTCATGGAAATGAGAGAACATGAAAGGCGCGTCTGGTCTGTTGACTTTTCTGTAGCAGATCCAACCATGTTGGCCAGCGGGAGTGATGATGGTTCTGTCAAGCTCTGGAATATCAATCAG GGAGTAagtattggaaccatcaaaacaaAAGCAAATGTCTGCTGCGTCCAGTTCCCCTTTGATTCTGGTCGCTCCCTTGCTTTTGGCTCAGCAGATCACAAGATATATTATTATgatctacgtaactcaaaaatgCCTCTATGCACATTAATCGGGCACAACAAGACTGTCAGCTATGTCAAGTTCATAGATTCCACAACGCTTGTGTCTGCATCTACAGATAACACATTAAAACTATGGGATTTGTCAATTTGCTCATCTCGAATTCTTGATTCGCCTCTTCAGTCATTTACTGGACACATGAATGTAAAG AACTTTGTTGGCTTATCTGTATCTGACGGTTACATTGCTACTGGCTCAGAGACAAATGAG GTCTTTGTCTACCACAAAGCTTTTCCTATGCCGGCATTATCATTTAAATTTAATAGCATGGATCCGCTTTCTGGTGATGAAGTGGATGACCAAGCACAGTTTATCTCATCTGTTTGTTGGCGTGGTCAGTCCTCTACCTTAGTTGCTGCAAATTCAATGGGAAATATTAAGCTCTTGGAGATGGTTTAA
- the LOC104232993 gene encoding protein SPA1-RELATED 3-like isoform X2 codes for MEGSSESGWEGSDSPRGLNSSALVDRNPRFQTSSIRSSGDVSHDTGFVPGRKGRGRIESPHVNRLKAQGGVTEDRLAVDLGDRRIDCSDVSLRQWLDNPERAVDALECLHIFSQIVEIVNLAHSQGIVVHNARPSCFVISSSKRIAFIESASCSDSGSDSSEEDGLNSQTIELKDSSSVLPHELDKLGRQSSQLEKICTKASVKVSESCCLQSSSGHVVQTSKKRQEEEKKHTFPMKQILLLETNWYNSPEEIAGAPSSCASDIYRLGVLLFELFCTFSSPEEKSATMHSLKHRVLPPQLLLKWPKEASFCLWLLHPEPRSRPKMGELLESEFLTAPRDEFEEREAAIELREKIEEQELLLEFLLLIQQRKQEAKHNLHEIVSFLASDIEEVSKMQKTLRVKGGSNQEPVKDLDSGKINITENDDAGSSGSRKRYRPGLSIRTTVELDDNPDESQKSEKHVEDKGGTLAKNSRLMNNFRKLEAAYFMTRRRVIKTTGKPLSRHSQVSTDCRTSVVAPERISVSNLSSKEGCNEDRQSGSISSFLEGLCKYLSYSKLKVKADLKQGDLLNSSNLVCALSFDRDGEFFATAGVNKKIKVFEYNSIVNEDRDIRYPVVEMASRSKLSSICWNGYIKSQIASSNFEGVVQVWDVTRNQLFMEMREHERRVWSVDFSVADPTMLASGSDDGSVKLWNINQAILIFALGGCQL; via the exons ATGGAGGGGTCATCTGAATCTGGTTGGGAGGGATCAGATAGTCCCAGGGGTTTGAATTCTTCAGCTCTTGTAGACAGGAATCCTAGATTTCAAACAAGCAGCATTAGGTCCTCCGGTGATGTGTCGCATGATACCGGGTTTGTTCCGGGTAGAAAGGGGAGGGGAAGAATTGAATCCCCTCACGTAAATCGACTTAAAGCCCAAGGTGGGGTTACAGAGGATCGACTCGCTGTGGACCTAGGTGATCGGAGAATAGACTGTAGTGATGTTAGTTTAAGGCAGTGGCTGGACAACCCGGAGAGAGCTGTTGATGCTCTTGAATGTTTGCACATATTCTCCCAAATTGTGGAGATTGTAAACCTGGCACATTCGCAAGGAATAGTTGTTCATAATGCACGACCGTCGTGTTTTGTCATATCATCTTCCAAACGtattgcttttattgaatccgcATCCTGCTCAGATTCAGGGTCTGATTCATCAGAAGAAGATGGTTTAAACAGCCAAACTATCGAGTTAAAGGATTCATCCTCAGTTTTGCCTCATGAGTTGGACAAGCTGGGGAGACAAAGTTCTCAGCTTGAGAAGATTTGCACAAAAGCTTCTGTAAAAGTATCTGAAAGCTGTTGCTTGCAGTCAAGTTCAGGCCATGTGGTGCAGACTAGTAAGAAGCgacaagaagaagaaaagaagcataCCTTCCCAATGAAACAGATATTGCTCCTGGAAACCAATTGGTACAATAGTCCAGAAGAGATTGCTGGTGCTCCAAGCTCTTGTGCTTCAGACATTTATCGACTTGGAGTCCTCCTATTTGAG CTATTCTGCACCTTCAGTTCACCAGAAGAGAAAAGCGCAACTATGCATAGTCTAAAACACCGTGTCCTCCCTCCTCAGTTGCTGTTAAAATGGCCTAAAGAAGCTTCATTTTGCTTATGGTTACTGCACCCCGAGCCGAGAAGTAGGCCTAAAATGGG TGAGTTGCTAGAAAGCGAGTTCCTTACTGCTCCAAGAGATGAGTTTGAAGAACGTGAAGCAGCAATAGAGCTTAGAGAAAAAATAGAGGAGCAAGAGTTATTGCTGGAATTCCTTTTGCTGATTCAACAGCGAAAGCAGGAGGCTAAGCACAACTTGCATGAGATAGTATCTTTTTTGGCATCTGACATAGAAGAGGTCTCAAAGATGCAGAAAACCCTTAGAGTCAAAGGGGGTTCAAATCAGGAACCAGTAAAGGATTTGGATTCGGGGAAGATAAATATTACTGAGAATGATGATGCTGGGAGCTCTGGATCTAGAAAGAGATATAGGCCAGGCCTTTCTATCCGCACGACTGTGGAATTGGATGATAATCCAGATGAAAGTCAGAAGTCTGAGAAGCATGTTGAAGACAAAGGGGGTACTCTGGCAAAAAATTCCCGGTTGATGAATAACtttagaaaattggaggcagCTTATTTCATGACAAGACGTAGGGTTATCAAAACAACTGGCAAACCATTGAGTAGACATTCTCAGGTAAGTACAGATTGCAGAACTTCAGTAGTAGCACCCGAAAGAATTTCAGTGAGTAATTTGTCATCAAAAGAGGGGTGCAATGAGGATAGACAGAGTGGATCGATCAGCTCATTTCTGGAGGGCCTCTGCAAGTATCTATCTTATAGCAAGTTGAAAGTGAAGGCCGACTTGAAGCAAGGGGATCTTCTAAATTCTTCCAATCTTGTATGTGCTCTCAGCTTTGATCGTGATGGTGAATTTTTTGCAACTGCTGGTGTAAATAAGAAGATCAAAGTTTTTGAATATAATTCAATTGTAAATGAGGACCGAGATATCCGCTATCCAGTTGTTGAAATGGCTAGTAGATCTAAGCTAAGCAGCATATGTTGGAATGGCTATATTAAAAGCCAGATCGCTTCAAGTAACTTTGAAGGTGTGGTGCAG GTATGGGACGTCACAAGAAATCAGCTTTTCATGGAAATGAGAGAACATGAAAGGCGCGTCTGGTCTGTTGACTTTTCTGTAGCAGATCCAACCATGTTGGCCAGCGGGAGTGATGATGGTTCTGTCAAGCTCTGGAATATCAATCAGGCAATTCTAATTTTTGCACTTGGTGGATGTCAGCTTTGA